One Pseudomonas brassicacearum genomic region harbors:
- the trpA gene encoding tryptophan synthase subunit alpha has translation MSRLQTRFAELKEQNRAALVTFVTAGDPDYDTSLAILKGLPAAGADVIELGMPFTDPMADGPAIQLANIRALGAQQNLAKTLQMVREFRKDNTETPLVLMGYFNPIHRYGVQRFIGEALDCGVDGLIVVDMPPEHNSELCEPAQAAGLDFIRLTTPTTDDVRLPTVLNGSSGFVYYVSVAGVTGAGAATLEHVEEAVARLRRHTDLPISIGFGIRTPEQAAAIARLADGVVVGSALIDHIAKADTSEQAIDGVLSLCAALAEGVRNARVS, from the coding sequence ATGAGCCGCCTGCAAACCCGTTTTGCCGAACTCAAGGAACAGAACCGCGCGGCCCTGGTGACCTTCGTCACGGCTGGCGACCCGGACTACGACACCTCGCTGGCGATTCTCAAGGGGCTGCCGGCGGCCGGTGCCGACGTGATCGAGTTGGGCATGCCCTTCACCGATCCGATGGCCGATGGCCCGGCGATCCAGTTGGCGAACATTCGCGCCTTGGGCGCCCAGCAGAACCTGGCGAAAACCCTGCAAATGGTGCGTGAGTTCCGCAAAGACAACACCGAGACGCCGCTGGTGCTGATGGGGTATTTCAACCCGATCCATCGCTACGGCGTGCAGCGTTTCATTGGCGAGGCGCTGGACTGCGGCGTTGATGGCCTGATCGTCGTGGACATGCCGCCCGAGCACAACAGCGAGCTGTGCGAACCGGCCCAGGCCGCTGGCCTGGACTTCATCCGCCTGACCACGCCCACCACGGACGACGTGCGTCTGCCCACCGTGCTCAATGGCAGTTCCGGCTTTGTGTATTACGTGTCGGTGGCGGGGGTGACCGGCGCTGGCGCCGCGACGCTGGAGCATGTGGAAGAAGCCGTGGCGCGTCTGCGTCGTCACACCGATTTGCCGATCAGCATTGGTTTCGGCATCCGTACGCCGGAGCAGGCCGCCGCCATTGCCCGGTTGGCCGACGGTGTGGTGGTCGGTTCGGCGCTGATCGACCATATCGCCAAAGCCGATACGTCGGAGCAGGCGATCGATGGGGTATTGAGCTTGTGCGCTGCCCTGGCCGAGGGTGTACGAAACGCGCGCGTGAGCTGA
- the pgaA gene encoding poly-beta-1,6 N-acetyl-D-glucosamine export porin PgaA, with translation MPRTVGPFIQCGLRPLFRFVLCSQLCWPTLAFADAAYDQMVLDARAGHYTPALNALRQVPPAQASTAQISDHLQIASWAGLDGEVVKVYEAQGRYRDLPVQALSATARAYRNLKRWDAAAELYRQALVIAPQNPDLQLGLALTQADAGKPDEAVSRVKALVAAKPEDPMRRLALGYALTRADNPHEALFEYDQAFTRAGNKPEIAREYIFALQRARLPEPALRLARLQPGLIDRGMQRRLEGDVAAERVRLTDMASRSETERFIIADRALADYDKLLATWTPVAEAHDDVLRWRIDRMGALNARARRAEVIAEYQKLVAEGVSIPTYALRWVASSYLEQREPEIAVDLYRRALTAPDADPADRFEDSTALYYALLESEKSEEARALAEDMAKSQPPRIELKGLPIGDPNDEWMDAQQLAAQAGTYGADLPTAEARLESLVNQGPGNVGMRLAQVDLYQARDWPRRSESLLKEIETTTPRSRDLEIGQARAAMDLQEWRQMDALTDDLVARFPENAHVKRLQRLREVHDMAELRIEAYTGKSFGGGNGEAGAVTGSRDFGIETLLYSPPIDEDWRLFGGTGYATGDFEEGTGHHRWQRLGVERRTRDMTLEAEVSNHSYGSGDKQGARVAVARDINDHWQYGGSLDYLSAETPLRALNSGIRANGGSGFVRWRANESREWRLAVSPSHFSDGNNRLEAVLTGREGIYSAPRLQVELGLEVAASRNSGSNEVPYFNPKSDFTVMPTVTANHVLYRRYETTWSQQFQAGAGTYSQRDHSTGAMGLLGYGQRFIWNDVLEAGAALSWLNRPYDGDRESDLRLLVDLTYRF, from the coding sequence ATGCCGCGTACCGTGGGTCCTTTTATTCAATGTGGTTTGCGCCCGTTGTTTCGCTTCGTGTTGTGCAGCCAATTGTGCTGGCCGACGCTGGCGTTTGCCGATGCCGCTTATGACCAGATGGTGCTCGACGCCCGCGCAGGCCATTACACGCCAGCGTTGAACGCGTTGCGCCAGGTACCGCCGGCCCAGGCCAGTACCGCGCAGATCAGCGACCATCTGCAGATCGCCAGTTGGGCTGGCCTCGATGGGGAGGTCGTGAAGGTCTATGAAGCCCAGGGCCGCTATCGCGACTTGCCGGTCCAGGCGCTGAGCGCAACGGCCCGCGCCTATCGCAACCTCAAGCGTTGGGACGCGGCTGCCGAGCTGTATCGCCAGGCGCTGGTGATTGCTCCTCAGAACCCCGACCTGCAACTTGGTCTGGCCTTGACCCAGGCCGATGCCGGCAAGCCCGACGAAGCCGTCAGCCGCGTCAAGGCCCTGGTCGCCGCCAAGCCTGAAGATCCCATGCGCCGACTGGCTTTGGGCTACGCGCTGACCCGTGCCGACAATCCCCATGAGGCGCTGTTCGAGTATGACCAGGCCTTCACCCGCGCCGGCAACAAGCCTGAGATTGCGCGCGAATATATCTTTGCCCTGCAACGTGCTCGCCTGCCCGAGCCGGCTCTGCGCCTGGCGCGGCTACAGCCGGGGCTGATCGACCGTGGCATGCAGCGGCGGCTGGAGGGCGATGTGGCGGCCGAACGGGTGCGCCTGACGGACATGGCGAGCCGCAGCGAAACAGAGCGCTTCATCATTGCTGACCGTGCCCTGGCCGATTACGACAAGTTGCTCGCCACCTGGACCCCCGTGGCCGAGGCCCATGACGACGTGCTCCGCTGGCGCATCGACCGTATGGGAGCCCTCAACGCCCGCGCTCGTCGGGCTGAAGTGATTGCCGAATACCAGAAGCTGGTCGCCGAGGGCGTGAGCATTCCGACTTACGCCCTGCGCTGGGTGGCTTCTTCCTACCTGGAGCAGCGGGAGCCGGAGATCGCCGTCGATCTGTACCGCCGCGCACTGACGGCGCCGGATGCCGACCCTGCGGACCGCTTCGAAGACAGCACCGCGCTCTACTACGCGCTGTTGGAAAGTGAGAAGTCTGAAGAGGCCCGTGCGCTGGCCGAAGACATGGCGAAATCCCAGCCGCCTCGCATCGAACTCAAGGGCCTGCCGATCGGCGACCCCAACGATGAATGGATGGACGCCCAGCAACTCGCCGCCCAGGCCGGTACTTATGGCGCCGACTTGCCCACCGCCGAAGCGCGCTTGGAAAGCCTGGTCAATCAAGGCCCCGGTAACGTCGGCATGCGCCTGGCCCAGGTCGATCTGTACCAGGCCCGGGACTGGCCGCGACGCTCGGAAAGCCTGCTCAAGGAAATCGAGACCACGACACCGCGCAGCCGTGACCTGGAAATTGGCCAAGCCCGTGCGGCCATGGATTTGCAGGAATGGCGGCAGATGGATGCACTGACCGATGACCTGGTCGCCCGCTTCCCGGAAAACGCCCATGTCAAACGCCTGCAACGCCTGCGCGAAGTGCACGACATGGCCGAACTGCGCATCGAAGCCTACACCGGCAAAAGTTTCGGCGGCGGCAACGGTGAGGCCGGTGCGGTCACCGGCAGTCGCGACTTTGGTATCGAAACGCTGCTTTACAGCCCACCCATCGACGAAGACTGGCGGCTGTTCGGCGGCACCGGCTACGCCACTGGGGATTTCGAGGAAGGCACCGGTCATCACCGTTGGCAGCGCTTGGGCGTCGAGCGCCGCACCCGCGACATGACCCTGGAAGCCGAGGTCTCCAATCACTCGTATGGTTCCGGTGATAAACAGGGCGCCCGCGTGGCAGTGGCTCGGGACATCAATGACCACTGGCAGTACGGCGGCAGCCTGGATTACCTCTCGGCCGAAACCCCGCTGCGGGCGCTCAACAGCGGCATCCGCGCCAACGGCGGTAGTGGTTTCGTCCGCTGGCGTGCCAATGAAAGTCGCGAGTGGCGACTGGCTGTCAGCCCGTCGCATTTCAGCGATGGTAATAACCGCCTCGAGGCTGTGCTGACCGGGCGTGAAGGCATCTACAGCGCACCGCGGTTGCAAGTGGAACTGGGCTTGGAAGTGGCGGCCAGTCGCAACAGCGGCTCCAACGAAGTGCCCTACTTCAATCCCAAGTCGGACTTCACCGTCATGCCGACCGTGACTGCCAACCACGTGT
- the trpB gene encoding tryptophan synthase subunit beta: MTQSTTPFNLRSGPDANGLFGAFGGRYVAETLMPLILDLAREYEVAKEDPAFLKELAYFQRDYVGRPSPLYFAERLTEYCGGAKIYLKREELNHTGAHKINNCIGQILLARRMGKKRIIAETGAGMHGVATATVAARFGLDCVIYMGTTDIERQQANVFRMKLLGAEVIPVVAGTGTLKDAMNEALRDWVTNVDSTFYLIGTVAGPHPYPAMVRDFQAVIGKETREQLQAQEGRLPDSLVACIGGGSNAMGLFHPFLDDKSVEIIGVEAAGYGIETGKHAASLNGGVPGVLHGNRTFLLQDDDGQIIDAHSISAGLDYPGIGPEHAWLHDIGRVQYTSVTDAEALEAFHKCCRLEGIIPALESAHALAEVFKRAPNLPKDHLMVVNLSGRGDKDMQTVMHHMEQSQQEKH; this comes from the coding sequence ATGACCCAGTCTACGACCCCTTTCAACCTGCGCAGTGGCCCCGACGCCAATGGCCTGTTCGGTGCCTTCGGTGGCCGCTATGTGGCCGAAACCCTGATGCCGCTGATCCTCGACCTGGCCCGCGAATACGAAGTGGCGAAGGAAGATCCGGCGTTCCTTAAAGAATTGGCCTACTTCCAGCGTGACTACGTCGGTCGTCCGAGCCCACTCTATTTCGCCGAACGCCTGACCGAATACTGCGGCGGCGCCAAGATTTACCTCAAGCGTGAAGAGCTGAACCACACTGGCGCGCACAAGATCAACAACTGCATCGGCCAGATCCTGCTGGCGCGGCGGATGGGCAAAAAACGCATCATCGCCGAGACCGGCGCCGGCATGCACGGCGTGGCGACCGCCACAGTGGCCGCGCGTTTCGGCCTGGATTGCGTGATCTACATGGGCACCACCGACATCGAGCGCCAGCAGGCCAACGTGTTTCGCATGAAGCTGCTGGGCGCCGAAGTGATCCCGGTGGTCGCCGGCACCGGCACCCTCAAAGATGCCATGAACGAGGCCCTGCGCGACTGGGTGACCAACGTCGACAGCACGTTCTACCTGATCGGCACCGTGGCGGGGCCGCACCCTTATCCAGCCATGGTGCGCGACTTCCAGGCCGTGATCGGCAAGGAAACCCGCGAGCAACTGCAAGCCCAGGAAGGCCGCCTGCCGGATAGCCTGGTGGCGTGCATCGGCGGTGGTTCCAACGCCATGGGCCTGTTCCACCCGTTCCTGGACGACAAGAGCGTCGAAATCATCGGCGTCGAAGCCGCAGGCTATGGCATCGAGACTGGCAAACACGCGGCGAGCCTGAACGGTGGCGTCCCGGGTGTACTGCACGGCAACCGCACCTTCCTGCTGCAGGACGACGACGGGCAGATCATTGATGCCCATTCGATTTCCGCCGGCCTCGACTACCCGGGGATCGGTCCGGAACACGCCTGGTTGCATGACATTGGCCGGGTCCAATACACCTCGGTCACCGACGCCGAAGCCTTGGAAGCGTTCCACAAATGCTGCCGCCTGGAAGGGATTATTCCCGCGCTGGAAAGCGCCCATGCCTTGGCTGAAGTGTTCAAACGCGCCCCGAACCTGCCGAAAGATCACCTGATGGTGGTCAACCTGTCCGGTCGTGGCGACAAAGACATGCAAACCGTGATGCACCACATGGAACAGTCCCAGCAGGAGAAACACTGA